The following are encoded in a window of Halosolutus halophilus genomic DNA:
- the csa3 gene encoding CRISPR-associated CARF protein Csa3, with product MTTFIATIGFDSTRVTRPVLTYGLEEGDEIVLVQPMDDGENDRSNEAREDVRRMVTELQPNVTVDPVALDPEEFYEGIRRSIDRIESESDDVVIVLGGGARDIYLPVAFSAFLARDEIHTVLQFSDITGSVSEIQIPNFVDPLSDSVVETLEVIVDVDEGTSLTSISNTLDVAKSTVARHVGELEERGFVHAEKHGKSKMVYPTEEGRLAIDINIF from the coding sequence ATGACGACGTTCATTGCTACGATCGGATTCGACAGTACCCGTGTCACACGACCGGTACTCACTTACGGACTCGAAGAGGGCGACGAAATCGTTCTGGTACAACCGATGGACGACGGGGAAAACGACCGATCGAACGAGGCACGCGAGGACGTGCGCCGAATGGTTACTGAACTGCAACCGAACGTCACCGTCGATCCGGTCGCACTAGATCCGGAGGAGTTCTACGAGGGCATCCGTCGTAGCATCGATCGTATTGAATCCGAAAGCGACGACGTCGTCATCGTTCTCGGTGGGGGCGCACGAGATATCTACCTCCCTGTCGCGTTCTCCGCCTTCCTCGCACGCGACGAGATCCACACAGTCCTCCAGTTCAGTGATATCACGGGGTCCGTCTCAGAGATACAGATCCCCAACTTCGTCGATCCTCTGAGTGACTCTGTTGTCGAGACCCTTGAGGTGATCGTCGACGTTGATGAAGGGACATCACTGACGTCCATCTCGAACACACTCGACGTCGCGAAGAGTACTGTCGCCCGTCACGTTGGCGAGCTCGAAGAACGCGGATTTGTCCATGCAGAAAAACATGGTAAGTCTAAGATGGTATATCCTACAGAAGAGGGGCGTCTCGCTATCGATATTAACATCTTCTAA
- a CDS encoding queuine tRNA-ribosyltransferase tRNA-guanine transglycosylase, which translates to MRFFVPEWDDNVDAHYDFEHDEHSELGTEERELQYIWDIFDYETTPIDGVLISREQVEESATKFDQLTSYGVYDEQSGLDIPDWLPTISDCGAWGYKSLPFPPYDNDEMLAFYEELDVTVGVTIDHLVLGSGHDSRLYLDKRAFADSSLTPNDLPEELTDEVDVMVDEWPAEWPSYVKEYDSTVYDVSSIEPFDPEDFDGDPTKVIERFQDDPRAIYREDDMEFRYELTLDNAEEMKQLYDENGYSFRLMVAIQGWDPMSYTRAAKQVLDLGYQYVGIGGVAGSNAARIRDIVTGVGNAVKEHERNRKTRVDTHVFGFAKTDAFDAIGKTGMSSFDSASMLRSAWTGGDNYHLGSERRYDALRVRFGSNRDPLEKQIQTALRGQELLHSLRAFDEGSSISEAIREWHADATRALDELAPYLKEHRHDDEYDRRLLRDVEEHFRDHYDHGRELRASFSRTLRKRIIKLLRDDDPESPIGFDEYQELIETVREEFEEFPRMAETIEQREEFSGNVATFDQIWLLVEDYAPWIGDERLLDEYKRLLREEPWRECDCRICEEHGIEVAIFRANNRNRRRGFHNTKRFYDQFREALPKTLVTTPASESLTSWSTVEGYLLTEREDFWSDVHDLPVAEIGAISADGVHEWWSESPTSVSLDATEMTASIRDFCTRYQNLFLYDPDEIVDQEVIEAIEAKGCVVESHRDSSELRAAVLDRLGYESEFLPEFMIQKGLMEF; encoded by the coding sequence GTGAGGTTCTTCGTTCCTGAATGGGATGACAACGTCGACGCTCACTATGACTTCGAGCACGACGAGCACTCGGAGCTCGGAACTGAAGAGCGCGAACTGCAGTATATCTGGGACATCTTCGACTACGAGACGACCCCAATCGACGGCGTTCTCATTTCGCGCGAGCAGGTCGAAGAAAGCGCAACGAAATTCGATCAACTCACGTCTTATGGAGTCTACGACGAACAGTCAGGACTCGATATCCCCGATTGGCTCCCGACGATCAGCGACTGCGGCGCCTGGGGGTACAAATCGCTCCCGTTCCCTCCCTACGACAACGACGAGATGCTGGCGTTCTATGAGGAACTCGACGTCACGGTCGGCGTGACGATCGACCATCTCGTACTTGGCTCCGGACACGATTCCAGGCTCTATCTCGATAAACGCGCATTCGCTGACTCATCGCTTACCCCGAACGACCTTCCCGAGGAATTGACCGACGAAGTCGACGTCATGGTGGACGAGTGGCCCGCTGAATGGCCATCTTACGTCAAGGAGTACGATTCAACGGTCTACGATGTGTCGTCGATCGAACCGTTCGATCCCGAGGACTTCGACGGTGATCCGACGAAAGTGATCGAGCGGTTCCAGGACGATCCTCGCGCCATCTACCGCGAGGACGATATGGAGTTCCGGTACGAGTTGACGCTCGACAACGCCGAGGAGATGAAGCAACTGTACGACGAGAACGGTTACTCGTTCCGGCTGATGGTTGCGATTCAGGGGTGGGATCCGATGTCCTATACGCGTGCGGCTAAGCAGGTCCTTGACCTCGGATACCAGTACGTGGGGATCGGCGGCGTCGCGGGGAGCAATGCCGCACGGATTCGAGATATCGTCACCGGCGTCGGAAACGCAGTCAAGGAACACGAGCGAAACCGGAAGACGAGGGTGGACACACACGTCTTCGGGTTTGCGAAGACGGACGCGTTCGATGCGATCGGCAAAACCGGGATGTCGAGTTTCGATAGTGCGAGTATGCTTCGGTCGGCCTGGACAGGCGGCGACAACTATCACCTCGGCAGCGAGCGGCGCTACGATGCACTGCGCGTCCGATTCGGATCGAACAGAGACCCGCTCGAGAAACAGATACAGACCGCTCTGCGGGGTCAAGAATTGCTGCACTCGCTTCGTGCGTTCGACGAGGGATCGTCGATTTCGGAGGCGATCCGGGAGTGGCACGCCGACGCGACGCGGGCACTCGACGAATTGGCGCCCTACCTGAAAGAGCACAGGCATGACGACGAGTACGATCGGCGGCTCCTACGTGACGTTGAGGAGCATTTCAGGGACCACTACGACCACGGGCGAGAACTCCGAGCGTCTTTCAGCCGGACGCTCCGGAAGCGGATTATCAAGTTGCTTCGGGATGACGATCCCGAATCGCCGATCGGTTTCGACGAGTATCAGGAACTGATCGAGACCGTTCGAGAGGAATTCGAGGAATTCCCCAGGATGGCCGAGACGATCGAACAGCGCGAGGAGTTTTCGGGGAACGTTGCGACGTTCGATCAAATCTGGCTCCTTGTGGAAGATTATGCTCCGTGGATCGGTGATGAACGACTGCTTGACGAGTACAAACGACTTCTCCGAGAGGAGCCGTGGCGGGAGTGCGACTGTCGAATCTGCGAAGAACACGGGATCGAAGTGGCAATCTTCCGTGCGAACAACCGGAATCGGCGTCGAGGATTCCATAACACGAAACGATTCTACGACCAGTTCCGAGAGGCGCTTCCGAAGACACTCGTCACTACGCCGGCCTCAGAATCGCTTACGTCGTGGAGCACGGTAGAGGGCTACCTCCTCACGGAACGTGAGGACTTCTGGTCGGACGTCCACGATCTTCCTGTTGCAGAAATCGGTGCCATCAGTGCCGATGGGGTCCACGAGTGGTGGTCGGAATCACCAACGTCGGTGTCGCTCGACGCGACCGAAATGACGGCATCGATCAGAGACTTCTGTACGCGGTATCAGAATCTGTTCCTGTACGATCCAGATGAGATCGTTGATCAGGAGGTCATCGAAGCGATTGAAGCGAAGGGATGCGTCGTAGAGTCGCATCGAGATTCGTCGGAGCTTCGAGCGGCCGTTCTTGATCGACTTGGATATGAGAGCGAGTTCCTACCCGAGTTCATGATTCAAAAAGGGCTGATGGAGTTCTAA
- a CDS encoding DUF6884 domain-containing protein: MRVLIIDQCSNSKSYPENSVAFDASEIDDAGLNALRNRKEAASIPARKLYAGRQQQYVNDAVDSLRANGHNVDRYFISAGFGLVAESEELPPYNVTFADMTADEIESRADTLELTERTRNVISSEPYDIVFFALGSDYYRALILPDALSAVPEETIGVTFNQEEITDQYDNVISIPARTDQAKEYGTIVVALKGIYLKNFADNLAQGSEPTSLEDVRAACLNEPTSQKDLTEF, translated from the coding sequence ATGAGGGTACTCATCATCGACCAATGTTCGAACAGCAAATCCTATCCAGAGAATAGCGTCGCTTTCGATGCATCTGAAATCGATGACGCCGGCCTCAACGCGCTCCGAAACCGAAAAGAGGCAGCGAGCATTCCGGCACGCAAACTCTACGCTGGCCGACAACAGCAATACGTCAATGACGCAGTCGATTCGCTCCGTGCTAACGGCCATAACGTAGATCGGTACTTCATCAGCGCGGGGTTCGGACTCGTCGCAGAGAGCGAAGAACTCCCGCCGTACAACGTTACGTTCGCGGATATGACCGCAGACGAGATTGAGTCTCGAGCCGATACTCTCGAACTCACGGAGCGGACTCGGAATGTGATTTCGTCTGAACCGTACGATATCGTCTTTTTCGCGCTCGGGAGTGATTACTACCGAGCGCTAATTCTGCCAGACGCTCTCTCTGCAGTCCCCGAGGAGACGATCGGTGTAACGTTCAATCAAGAAGAAATCACCGATCAGTACGACAACGTCATTTCCATCCCGGCTCGGACTGACCAAGCGAAAGAATACGGGACGATCGTCGTTGCGCTCAAGGGAATCTATCTGAAGAACTTCGCTGATAACCTCGCGCAAGGTAGTGAGCCGACGTCTCTCGAAGACGTGAGAGCAGCCTGCCTCAACGAGCCGACCTCACAGAAGGACTTAACTGAATTTTAG
- a CDS encoding tRNA-guanine transglycosylase — MLYRQRLLDLPHGELQTPVLFPVRNLGKRSSDNTPEYISSIPDLPTAMINVRAIRERDPMWDRLTNGVSLREEMEVPDDTIVYADSGGYDFSEKDPDTTPQETLETQRLLEADIFGTVDIPLSRENRSAENQRRIDRSIDLALEASTHHDGDELLLASVHGYDPETIRNGIRYLERRGEFDGYALGSLVPVRTDYEKVTKLVLAARTATDKHLHVYGLGGLVYQPLLLYLGVDSFDSSAFIRSAGNRNYLLPGFGGEELWNIDDLEYLPCPCPVCGSRTLDDIREDRDALVVHNLWALTTELRRFRYVASAGRDIEDYLDLRFQGNEVTQRAYRIAKQQVRRLT; from the coding sequence ATGCTGTATCGGCAACGGTTGCTCGATCTTCCTCACGGGGAATTACAGACGCCAGTGCTGTTCCCCGTGCGCAACCTCGGGAAGCGATCGAGTGACAATACACCAGAATACATCAGTTCCATCCCTGATCTACCCACAGCGATGATAAACGTCCGGGCGATCAGGGAACGGGACCCGATGTGGGATCGCTTGACTAATGGGGTGTCCCTTCGGGAAGAGATGGAGGTGCCGGATGATACAATCGTCTATGCGGACAGCGGTGGGTACGATTTCAGCGAGAAAGATCCCGACACGACACCCCAAGAAACGCTAGAAACTCAACGCCTGCTCGAGGCGGATATCTTCGGTACCGTCGATATTCCGTTGTCCAGAGAGAATCGATCGGCGGAGAATCAGCGTCGGATCGATCGAAGTATCGACCTCGCATTGGAAGCAAGTACGCATCACGACGGGGATGAACTTCTTTTGGCGAGCGTCCACGGGTACGATCCCGAGACGATCCGGAACGGGATTCGATACCTGGAACGACGTGGAGAGTTCGATGGATACGCCCTCGGAAGCCTCGTCCCCGTTCGTACAGATTACGAGAAAGTCACGAAACTCGTACTGGCAGCGCGAACGGCGACGGACAAACACCTCCACGTCTACGGACTCGGCGGCCTCGTCTACCAACCACTTTTGCTCTATCTCGGCGTCGATAGCTTCGACTCGTCAGCGTTCATTCGAAGCGCGGGAAACAGAAACTACCTGCTTCCTGGATTCGGCGGCGAAGAGTTGTGGAATATTGACGATCTCGAGTACCTCCCATGTCCGTGTCCCGTTTGCGGGTCACGGACGCTTGATGATATCCGAGAGGATCGTGACGCGTTGGTTGTACACAACCTCTGGGCGCTGACGACTGAGTTGCGCCGGTTCCGATACGTCGCTTCCGCCGGTAGGGATATCGAGGACTACCTCGACCTACGGTTCCAGGGCAACGAAGTCACCCAGCGGGCGTATCGGATTGCTAAACAGCAGGTCCGGAGGTTAACATGA
- a CDS encoding BREX system ATP-binding domain-containing protein encodes MSEAFDISDQAQDYNRFGLDGNPFPYSPVPAENPETYCGQEHATTTISSTVSKTLSTGKSKHLVITGKYGNGKSHTLKYTRSLLRDRDDIIVGYVAQPGEGFVDIYHEFMYDLGFAEVQNIAYEFLASVARDVTETNPVSGSAMRSLIDEGDVLLSEIVPEAIKRLSDITRFADFARAIIHMVYEDTNLYAWQWLTAEGIRYEQRKEMEIHTALDDDTMGVRAFTAFKNMLLELGYTAVFVFIDEFESIARLSSKDEQATLNSIRHLMDQNSEGLCLLFGCAPEVWQDVMSEYHAFSERIGQEVALRPLTNEHLYELVEEYLNRERATEESGIHPFTADGLDMILQRSQGNIRQVLSVCSRLLDAAAQAQRSEITAEFIEESI; translated from the coding sequence ATGAGCGAAGCCTTCGACATCAGCGACCAAGCACAGGATTACAATCGGTTCGGCCTCGACGGCAACCCGTTTCCGTACAGCCCAGTCCCGGCCGAAAACCCGGAGACTTACTGTGGTCAGGAACACGCGACGACGACGATCAGTTCGACCGTCTCGAAGACGCTCTCGACGGGAAAGTCGAAGCACCTCGTGATCACCGGGAAATACGGTAACGGGAAGTCACACACGCTCAAATATACCCGATCGCTCCTCCGCGATCGAGACGACATCATTGTCGGCTACGTTGCGCAACCGGGAGAGGGATTCGTCGACATTTACCACGAGTTCATGTACGATCTCGGATTCGCCGAAGTACAAAATATTGCGTACGAGTTCCTCGCCTCGGTCGCCCGAGATGTCACGGAAACGAACCCTGTCAGCGGGAGCGCGATGCGATCGCTGATCGACGAGGGGGATGTGCTCCTCTCGGAGATCGTTCCGGAGGCGATCAAGCGTTTGAGCGACATAACGCGGTTCGCCGATTTTGCAAGAGCGATCATCCACATGGTATATGAAGATACGAACCTCTACGCCTGGCAGTGGCTTACGGCTGAAGGGATCCGATACGAACAGCGGAAAGAGATGGAGATCCACACCGCTCTCGACGACGACACGATGGGCGTGCGAGCGTTCACGGCGTTCAAAAACATGCTTCTCGAGTTGGGATACACCGCAGTGTTCGTCTTCATCGACGAATTCGAGAGCATCGCCCGGCTCTCGTCGAAAGACGAGCAGGCGACATTGAACAGCATCCGTCACTTGATGGACCAGAACAGCGAGGGGCTCTGTCTCCTATTCGGCTGTGCCCCGGAGGTGTGGCAGGACGTGATGAGCGAGTACCACGCGTTCAGCGAACGGATCGGTCAGGAAGTGGCACTTCGACCGCTTACGAATGAGCATCTATACGAACTTGTCGAAGAGTATCTCAATCGAGAACGTGCTACCGAAGAATCCGGAATTCATCCGTTCACTGCTGATGGTTTAGATATGATCTTGCAGCGTTCGCAGGGTAACATCCGCCAGGTCCTCTCGGTATGTAGCCGACTTCTTGACGCGGCAGCACAAGCACAGCGGTCAGAGATAACTGCTGAGTTCATTGAAGAATCGATCTAA
- a CDS encoding queuosine precursor transporter: protein MQTEDTRAMFTALFAGSIVLANVLAAKLTWVELPVIGGVAVPAGFVAFGVAYLASDLLVEYHGREYAASVVNGTVVTLVVAYALVFAAIWMPTAPFYDGQAAFVSTLGDSASIILASVVALAIAQHLDVRLFSDLKSRTDGRHRWIRNCGSTAASQGVDTVVFITLGFAIFPTLGLGGDPTWGWALTSIIVGQYLVKLLVALVDTVPFYAVTEVVEQMA from the coding sequence ATGCAAACTGAGGACACTCGAGCGATGTTCACCGCTCTTTTCGCGGGGTCTATCGTCCTCGCCAATGTACTGGCGGCGAAATTGACGTGGGTCGAGTTGCCTGTGATCGGTGGCGTTGCCGTCCCAGCAGGGTTCGTTGCGTTCGGTGTCGCGTATCTCGCGTCAGACTTGCTTGTGGAGTACCACGGGCGCGAGTACGCAGCGTCGGTTGTCAACGGGACTGTCGTCACGCTCGTTGTCGCGTACGCGCTGGTTTTCGCGGCGATCTGGATGCCGACAGCACCATTCTACGACGGGCAAGCGGCGTTCGTCTCGACGCTTGGCGACTCGGCGTCGATCATTCTGGCATCTGTTGTGGCATTAGCGATCGCGCAGCACCTGGATGTTCGACTCTTTTCGGATCTCAAGTCACGAACGGATGGTCGACATCGATGGATCCGGAACTGCGGCTCAACGGCAGCCAGCCAGGGTGTCGATACGGTCGTCTTCATCACACTCGGGTTTGCGATCTTCCCAACGCTCGGGCTCGGTGGCGATCCAACGTGGGGCTGGGCGCTGACCTCGATCATCGTCGGCCAGTATCTGGTCAAGTTACTCGTAGCGCTCGTGGATACGGTGCCGTTCTACGCGGTGACAGAGGTTGTAGAGCAGATGGCCTGA
- a CDS encoding endonuclease NucS domain-containing protein, translated as MEVSQISFDRSNQTNYYGELINRTVGLNVLHSPDHAALADFISRAHTADELVTIHATCSVEYTGNREGELGSGDRVVICKGDGAVAVHRPTGARAVARQGIGSSLETVLLDDCVRIYAAKGQSERIRVDITDASLAVRDSAVDDATLQENQTEAQMHEYILSNPEEIEANLRILEHERQTPYGRVDFFAADADGNSVILEIKQPEAEYSHVDQLQRYVSYFRTSDDATVRGILVAPSIGSGVKRLLRRQNLEWVQLKQYQVNETSPGQTSFDDWC; from the coding sequence ATGGAGGTGAGTCAGATCTCTTTCGACCGTTCAAACCAAACAAATTACTATGGAGAACTAATCAACAGAACTGTAGGTTTGAACGTACTCCATTCGCCAGATCATGCAGCGCTTGCCGATTTCATCTCTCGAGCACATACTGCAGACGAACTGGTGACGATCCATGCAACGTGTAGTGTCGAATATACCGGCAATAGGGAAGGAGAGCTCGGCTCGGGTGACCGAGTTGTTATCTGTAAAGGAGATGGTGCCGTGGCAGTGCACCGACCGACTGGAGCACGTGCAGTAGCTCGGCAGGGTATTGGAAGTTCGCTTGAGACAGTATTACTTGACGACTGTGTCCGCATCTATGCCGCGAAAGGTCAGAGTGAGCGGATTCGAGTGGACATCACTGATGCCTCGCTCGCAGTACGGGATAGTGCCGTCGACGATGCGACCCTGCAGGAGAATCAAACTGAAGCGCAAATGCACGAGTACATTCTGTCGAATCCCGAGGAGATTGAGGCTAATCTTCGGATCCTCGAACACGAGCGGCAGACTCCCTATGGTCGGGTTGACTTCTTCGCAGCAGACGCAGACGGTAACAGCGTGATTCTCGAGATCAAGCAGCCGGAAGCCGAGTATTCTCACGTCGATCAACTCCAACGGTATGTCTCCTATTTTCGCACGTCAGACGATGCGACGGTGCGTGGGATTCTAGTCGCTCCGTCGATCGGAAGTGGCGTGAAACGATTGTTACGACGACAAAATCTGGAATGGGTACAGCTCAAGCAATACCAAGTCAATGAGACCTCACCAGGACAAACTTCGTTCGATGACTGGTGCTAA
- a CDS encoding DUF7344 domain-containing protein has translation MNSAVDALLDLFQSERRRIVLELLYALQLEQDSDDVTVQVPDIVRQVAAREADVDSATVGRTVQRSSNVRLRHTHLPMLDDYGVIEYDATASEVSTTDRTRPVAQTMQSIVATVEEAEGGLVQSPDLDS, from the coding sequence ATGAATAGCGCGGTGGATGCACTCTTGGACCTCTTCCAATCGGAGCGCCGTCGAATCGTACTCGAGTTGCTCTACGCGCTCCAACTCGAGCAAGACAGCGATGATGTGACCGTTCAGGTCCCGGATATAGTTCGACAGGTCGCAGCGAGAGAAGCAGACGTCGATTCTGCGACCGTCGGTCGGACGGTCCAGCGATCATCGAACGTCAGGCTCCGTCATACTCATCTGCCGATGCTTGATGACTATGGCGTCATTGAGTACGACGCAACTGCGAGCGAAGTGTCGACGACGGACCGGACGCGGCCCGTCGCACAGACAATGCAGAGCATTGTAGCTACTGTTGAGGAGGCTGAGGGAGGACTTGTCCAGTCACCGGATCTGGACAGTTGA